Genomic DNA from Spiroplasma alleghenense:
CAAAGCAGTTGAAAAAGTTATGAAATTTGGTCAAGATTTAAATAAATTCATTGAAGAGGAAAAACCTTGAGTTCTAGACAAAGAAGGTCAAACTGAAAAGCTTGCAGAAGTATTAACTATTTTACAAAAAAATATTACAATTATTTCTCATTTGCTTGCACCAATTTTAACTAAAAGTTATGAAGAAATGCTAAGCCAAATTGGATATAATCAAAAATTATTAAATCTACAAGAACTAAAGAAAAACGATATAGAATTTGATAAAATCACAAGTCGAAAGATTATTTTCGAAAGAATAAACTAAAATTCAAATCAAGAATTATCTTGGTTTGAATTTTTTAATACTATTCTTAATTTTTTCAATTATAATTAAATTAGTTAATTTGATGTCAAAGATTTTATTAACAAAAGGAGAAGCTTATGGAAAAAAATATTTTTGACATCATCGTTATTGGGGCTGGTCATGCCGGAGTTGAGGCTGCCTTAGCTGCTGCTAGATTAGGAAAAGATGTCGGTCTGTTTAATTTATACGAAGATAAAATAGCGGCAATGCCTTGCAATCCTTCAATCGGAGGACCAGCAAAAGGGATTGTTGTTAGAGAAATTGATGCTCTTGGTGGAGAAATGGGAAAAGCAGCTGATGCGACTGCATTGCAAATGAAATTGCTTAACTCATCGCGAGGTCCCGGAGTTTGGGCATTAAGAGCGCAATCAGATAAAATTGAATACTCAAAGTACATGCAAAAAATAGTAAAGCAACAAAAAAACTTAACAATGATTGCTAAAATCGTTGAGGACTTTATTATCGAAGAAAATCAAATAAAGGGAATCGTAACTGATAAAAAAGAAATATTTTTAGCAAGTGTAGTAATCTTAACAACTGGTACTTACTTAAAAAGTCAAATATTACGCGGACAAGAAAATTATACAGCTGGTCCAAATGATGAAAAAACAACAACAGGAATTAGCTCAGCTTTGAAAAAGGCTGGGTTAGATTTGATGCGTTTCAAGACTGGAACGCCTCCAAGAGTTAAAAAAAGTTCAATCAATCTAGCAAAACTAACCGTTGAACCAGGAACTGATATGCCTTTGAGTTTTAGCGAAAGCACAAAAAATTACTTGAAAATTAATGACCAAGAAGTTTGTTATTTAATTCATTCAACTCCAGAAACAAAAAAAATTATTCAGGATAATTTGGAATTCTCAGCAATGTACTCAGGAGAGGTTCGCGGAGCTGGTCCAAGATATTGCCCAAGTTTTGAAGACAAAATTGTGAGATTTTCAGACAAAGATCAGCACCAAATATTTTTAGAACCAGAATCAAAATCGATGGACACATTTTATGTTCAAGGATTTTCTACTTCAATGCCAATAGCAATTCAAGAAAAAATGCTAAAAAGTTTGCCTGGTTTTGAAAATGTGGAAGTTGATAAATGAGCTTATGCGATAGAATATGATTGTCTAGATCCAATGCAACTAAATTTGAGTCTTGAACTTAAAAAAATAAAAAACCTATTTACTGCGGGACAAATAAATGGAACAAGTGGTTATGAAGAAGCTGCAGGTCAGGGACTAATTGCGGGAATTAATGCAGTTAGAAAGTTAAATAATGCGGAGCCATTAATTTTAGGAAGAGATGAAGCTTATATTGGAGTTATGATTGATGATTTGATCAACAAAGGTACTATTGAACCATACCGTCTATTAACAAGTCGAGCCGAAAGAAGATTGCTTTTAAGAAATGATAATTCAGAACAGCGTTTAAAAAAATACGGTTATGATATTGGTTTAATTCCTGAATTAGAATGACAAAATTTTTTACAAAGCGAACAAGTGAAAGCTAATGCGGTGGAAGCTTTAAAATCAAATAGATTTGGACCAAAATCAGATTTAGCGATTGAATTAGCCACAACAAATCAGGCTAACTTAGTTAATGGTTTGAGTGGTTATGAAATATTAAAACAACCTGGTGTAAGTATTCAAACTTTGGTAAAATATATAAGTGAATTAAAAGAACTATCTCTAAATTGTCTTCAAAGCGTTGTTATAGAATGTCGATTTGAAGGATATGTTAAAAAAGAACAGCAAACAGTTGAAAGATTAAAAAAATTAGAAGCTAAACAAATTCCACTAGATTTAAATTATGATTTAGTTGAAAATTTAGCAATTGAAGCAAAACAAAAATTAAAAAAAATTCGACCACTTTCGATTGGTCAAGCTAGCAGAATTTCGGGTGTGAATCCAGCAGATATTCAAATGTTACTATTTTATTTAAAAAAACAGTACAATAAATAATTTAGAAAAGGGGTTTTTATGTCGAATCTTACCAAAAAGCAAAAGTCCAATAAAAGAACAAATAAGGTATTTGAATTTTTAACTTTGTTTAGTTTGGTTTTCGGCCTAATGGTAGGATCTGGTATCTATTTAAAAAACAGGAATACCGCAGGAGGCGTTTTAGGAGAAGCGGGACAAAATCCTTATTTAGCGATTACAATGTGATTGGTAATAGGATTGGTTTCCACTTTAATGATTTTAGTTTTCGTTGAAGCGGCTTCATCTACAAAAAATCAAGGTCACTCAACAATTCAGACTTGAGGTTCAAAATTTCTTGGTAGAAGAGTGGGTTCTTTCTATGCAATTTTTTTCATAATGTTTTATGTGCCTGTTCTCTCGGGAATTGGGGCTTTGTTCTCTGTTAAGACAATAATTGATGCAACAGATAAATTGGTTGGTGAACAGTGACTAAGTCACGAAGGTAAATTGGCAATTCAAGGAAGCTTTGCTATTTTAATGATGATCGGATTCATGGTTTTAAATATGTTAACAACCAAACCGGGTCATTTGATTCAAACTATTTTTACATTTTTTAAATTTATTCCTCTTGCTATTGTGATAATCGGTGGATTTATTCTGAATTTTCAAGGAAATGACAATG
This window encodes:
- the mnmG gene encoding tRNA uridine-5-carboxymethylaminomethyl(34) synthesis enzyme MnmG, with amino-acid sequence MEKNIFDIIVIGAGHAGVEAALAAARLGKDVGLFNLYEDKIAAMPCNPSIGGPAKGIVVREIDALGGEMGKAADATALQMKLLNSSRGPGVWALRAQSDKIEYSKYMQKIVKQQKNLTMIAKIVEDFIIEENQIKGIVTDKKEIFLASVVILTTGTYLKSQILRGQENYTAGPNDEKTTTGISSALKKAGLDLMRFKTGTPPRVKKSSINLAKLTVEPGTDMPLSFSESTKNYLKINDQEVCYLIHSTPETKKIIQDNLEFSAMYSGEVRGAGPRYCPSFEDKIVRFSDKDQHQIFLEPESKSMDTFYVQGFSTSMPIAIQEKMLKSLPGFENVEVDKWAYAIEYDCLDPMQLNLSLELKKIKNLFTAGQINGTSGYEEAAGQGLIAGINAVRKLNNAEPLILGRDEAYIGVMIDDLINKGTIEPYRLLTSRAERRLLLRNDNSEQRLKKYGYDIGLIPELEWQNFLQSEQVKANAVEALKSNRFGPKSDLAIELATTNQANLVNGLSGYEILKQPGVSIQTLVKYISELKELSLNCLQSVVIECRFEGYVKKEQQTVERLKKLEAKQIPLDLNYDLVENLAIEAKQKLKKIRPLSIGQASRISGVNPADIQMLLFYLKKQYNK